ttttaaaattattttaatattctaatataaaaaataactcttaaaattaataaaaaaaatattattttatatatttgataataaaaattaatttaaaaatcaaccacGACAAACTTCCAAAAACCCCCTTTCAATCTTGACCTGGGCGCAATAATTGTGGAAGCAGTTCTTCTATTGTAATTTGTAGAGACAAAAAGGCGTGCAAAATTCGATGAGGAATTTCTGCGTGCTTGCTTGGAGTCACAAGTGCCAGCTATGCATTGAGATCTGACCTTTCCGAAGCAATAGTTTGATTATTTAACTCGATATTTGATTATTTCCATGTCCTTCAATGTCAAAGTAACCGACCGTTTGCCTAAATTTTATTGCTAGTGGACAAGTTGTATCAAAATGCTCCTACATCgtccaatataaaaaaagtaaattttaactaatcaaattttaaatttattttttaaaatttattaatttaaattttacaaattttagagttttatataattattaactttaaaacatCAAGAAATTAATTGTTGTACGTGAAAATTAGTCTAAATacccataattataaaaaaaaaacataaaaaaccggtttggtttgtcaaattaataaattgacttgaaattttatttaagatattttttaggttttttttaaatgatattattttattttttaaaattataatttaagttaaCTTGTGAATCAACTTGTTTGAATTGTAATACAGATTTTATATCAAGtcaatgttttttatatctatgattaaaaataaaaagtttgaacCCTAATAAAGAATGATGGATCAAGTTGAATTAGAACTCAAATGGAGTGTATGGGCAAAATTAGATTTGAATTTAGATTTAATATACTTAAATTAGCCATCAACACGAGATATTAATATTGGATTTCTTAACAACAACACACTAATTTTGAGCATTACTTTCTTAAATCTTAACATTAAAcgtattttgtaattaaattttgtttccaCTAGTTACATCAATAAATACACTATTTAATGTTGAGCATGAGaggaaaataaatgttaaagtaCGTGAAAAGTAGGTCTACTTATCAAATGGGCACTTATCAATAAGCAGTTGGCCTTATGATATCAGCTTCCCTGTAGCTGCACTTTCAAAGAGGTTAGCAACTTAGGATTTAGATTCTCTCCTTTGGAAGAGTTAGCTTAAGAAACACTTAATCAAGAGGATGTCATCAATTAGCCCCTCAACTTTCTATGGTGATCACTTAAGTCCTTGTTCTAGTGATATGATACTCCTTGCTCCCTGCTATTAGCTAATATAGTTGACTgcatgcaaaaacaaaatcccACAGAGTAAATTTAATAGCTGGGTTTTATTTTTGGAGTcgttttatgtatttttttttattaaaatatcttacgtattttaaaggttttttttttatatatatataatttaagatTGTGATTCATTGAGGTTTGTGCTAATAAATGTTCAACTAAATcgttgaaatattatttattttttatgctcagatttttttttcgcttaaaaattcataatatatatataaaataaactggTAAGCTCCTAAATTTTACTGGGGAGGGGGTTGaaatatatcataaaacaaaacaaaaatctaattttgaaattgTTGAAATCATTTCTAGAAATAGATCTAATTTTTACTAGCATTGTGAAAATCTTAAAGCAAAATATCATGGATATTCTTAGAAGTTAGAAGGGGTTTTGAGAAAAGGTCAAAGGTTAAAGGTTAACCTGTACCTAACGGTGAAATCAAACGAAGACATGCAGAAGACGATAGTTCAAGGACCAGATAGATCAATTTGTTAGTATAAGCCTCTATGTGCCGTAAACTTAATAGCTCAGGGACAACagctgcaaaaaaataaaataaaatttgaacgtTCCCGACAACGTATGGCGACATAGCAATCCGAATATACAGCGAGGTTTGGTTTGCAAATAGCACATAAACAATTTACAATCGGTGAAAATCCAAATCCAGACGCGTTAAAGGCTTTCAAACTCGCTTTCCCTGTATATCAGAAACCCTAGAGGGACTTTTTGTTGACAATTCAGTTGCGTTTAGCTTAGAAAACAGGGAAACAAAAGCAGGAGCTGCTAGCAATGAAGAGAAAGGCAAAACACATAGAAGAAGAGGAGAGCATGAAGTGCAACAATAACAATGGTGGAGTGGCATGGTCAAGAGGGCCACTTATTGGCAAAGGAGGGTTTGGATCAGTTTATTTAGCAAGTTTAAAGAACCCCAAATCAAGAAACGGCTATTATCCTCCAGTTATGGCTGTCAAGTCTGCAGAGGTCTCTGCTTCTTGCTCCCttcaaaaggagaaagaggTATTTAACTGTCTCAATGGATGCCCTTTTATCATCAAGTGTTTTGGTGAAGAAACTACTAGTAATAAAGATGGTGAGATGTTTTATAATGTGTTGTTAGAgtatgcatcaggagggaaccTAGCTTGTCTTATCAAGAAATCCGATGGTGTTGGTTTGCCTGAATTGGATGTGAAAAGATACACTAGGTCTATTCTTGAAGGGATTTGTTATATTCATAGTCGTGGTTATGTGCATTGTGATCTCAAGCCTGAGAATATACTGCTTGTTTCCAATAGGGCGAAGGCAGGTGAATTTGTGGCAAAGGTTGGGGATTTTGGGTTGGCGAAGAAATCAGAGAAGAggaacaagaaaatgaaaattgacCCTTATTTAAGAGGGACTGCTTTGTACATGGCTCCAGAGACCGTGGCTAATCATGTTCAAGAGTCTCCTTGCGACATATGGGCTCTTGGTTGTGTCGTTCTTGAGATGCTTACTGGGAAGCCAGCTTGGGATTTGAAACCTCATGTTACTACTGAAGAGCTTCTGAGGAAGATCGGTGATGGATATGAATCGCCTAAAATTCCTTCTCAGATTTCGAAGGACGCTAAGGATTTCTTGAAAAGGTGTTTTGTGGCGAACCCAATGTTCAGGTTTACTGCTGAGATGTTGCTGGATGAACCTTTTATGTCAGGAGTGGACTTAGATGGTGTTGAGTTTGTGGAGACTTCGGATGCTGAAAGTGTGGAATGGACTGTCACATTATGCGGGACAGATGATGAGTTTAGTGACCCTTCTCTTTATGAAGAGTGGAGCTTCACATCAGATGAGGGTTCGTGTTTCTCTCCTTGGTCTGATGATGAAGAGGGCATTACCAGTGATGTTGATGCAATGAAACATGCATCAAGGGTTGAAGCAAACGCAGTGCAGTATCCAGCAACCTGCACTATCCCTGCTGGTGCATAAAAGTGAATCAATTGCAGACTTTTCATTCAAACATGTCTAGGTTGACATTCTTTGTTgaaaattctttcattttttctgCATATTGCAGTAGATCACAAGATAATTTTGTTCTTGTAATCAATGATTCGTTGATTTTAGTCAGCAATATAGATAGAAGAACCGTGTTTGTTATTGATTGATAtctttctttattgttatttttaatttacagcTGCTATCACACCTTTTTCCAGCTTATGATCCTTAATCCATTCATATAAGTAGGTTCTTAACATCCTATTGACTAAATGTTAAGGGTTAAAACCTCTGTTTCTGTCTTGGATGTGCAAGTAACTGAGAAATCAACTTCCTGGAGAATAATAAAACTTTTCATGCCCAAGTTAACTAATCATTCTCTTACTAGCTGCAGTTTGATTAACAGATGCAATAAGACTCAGATCTTCCACATCACAACAAAATTCATCCGAAGCTACTTAGATTATTGGAAAAATGAGTTTCAATTTTTCCACTTTTAACTCCAAAATAAACCACAATAAGATCCATTTCCAATTTAATCCATAGAGAATGTAGGAATATCTGTCAGGAAAGCCTTCTGAAGTTCCAACTTTGTGTTTAGGATTTTCAAATTCTGCAGTGGTCACTCTGggaaattatgaatttttttttgaaacttttgCAGTTCTTTTTGTCAGTTTAGTTGCAATCAACTGTCATTGAAATATTCCCTTGAAGATTGTCATCACTTGACTACTGCTACATGTATGTGTTGAAGTTCATCTATCCCCACTTCCCCCTTTGTTTCAACTTCCTTTTGAAGAGCAGAACTGCAGTATTTGTTCTTCGAGTAGCCTTCACTGCTAAAGTAAGTGCATCCAGTCCTTAAATGCTAATTTGCTatggaaattgtttttttttttttccatactaTTTTTTGAATCTTTCCATGACTCTTTTTTTCCTGGAACCTGATTGCAGTACAACCAGAATCGACATGGCAGTAATTACAGACATTGAGGATACAGTTGATAAATGATACCAGCTAATGTTCCGAGGGGCAAACTATGCACGTTCAAGTGTGGTGTCCTGCAAGGTATGCACACTTTGGACAGACTACAGGGTAGGTGAACACTCATAAAAATGGCATGACAACAGATATAGAATCCAATCTTTATAAGCTCTCCCAGAATCATAATAAGCTAATCATAACCTTGTTCTTCTCATCGTTGTTTACCAAGTTCAAGTTCATGCCAAGGACTCCAAAGACTCACTTTGTCTACATTTTTTAGTTCTGTTATCTACTCTTTATTTCCTAATAATCATCACTTTCCAGAACTTTTGAACGGCTGTAGTGACATTTTTGGTATGAACATTGCCAGCTGCAGCTAATTCCTGACACTTCAATCTCTCAACTCCAGCTAAGGCATCAAGAACATACAGATTTCTACCATTACCACTATAAAAAGGGAAATCAACTTGCATGATGACAATATACTCGTAACTAGAAAGTAGACAAgtaagaaaaagggaaaatctGAAGCATTACAGTGCAAGAACTTGGAAGAGACCACCAAATGATCAAATGTATGGAGTTGGAATGAGTAATAACTGCACATAAAATCAACGCTGAAGCTGAATGTAGAAGTACCATCTGGCACTGCCTCTTCAGCTCTCTTGACATAACAGTCAATTTCATGTAACCAATACTACATTCTAACCATATCACTATCACATCTGTTCAGTTCTTTTGTGCTTTCAACTTTTTCCTAGTAGCACCAGCAAATGAAATATTAGAGCAACAGCGTCATAATTCGTTGCAGACAATAAATGGTAGGAAAAAAAGAGTGTAAATGCAGCAGAAAGAAGTTATTAGTATAACAGAAGAAAAAGATTGAAAACAAGTAATCAATTTTTGATTGATTGAAGAGCATCCGAACACAGtcattaaatttaatgttgaagggaAGAAAACTGAGCACACCACACTCCCAACTTGTTAATCTGATGCATTTGTAAACATTGGAGAGACATCAGGAACAATGCTGGAGCTGGAAAACTGTTCAGTGTCTTCTAAAAGGGAACCGGATGAAGAATGCTCCGAAGATACAAAGATGTCCTCGCCTCATAAGTTGAAGACAGTGGTAAACTGAACCTTTCAGGATTCAAGACCTCCTCTCCTTCACTaacctttctctctccttcttccTTAAATGCCATCACATACTTGTTACTCAGGAGCTCACTTGCTGTTGATCTCCGTGCAGGATTCCTTGCAAAGAAACACCGGAGAAAATCCTTACCTTCCTCTGATATGTTGCTCGGAATAGCTGGCGATTTGTGTGCAGAACCAATCATAGATAAAAGGTCCCTCACAACTGAATCTGGATCCTTCTCTGGAAATTCTTTTCTGCtactttttcactttttttttccagcgaTTTCGTTGACGGCAATTTGTTGACAAACTGATGCCATCGCTCTATTATACCATTCATGTAGGGCAATTCT
This region of Populus alba chromosome 3, ASM523922v2, whole genome shotgun sequence genomic DNA includes:
- the LOC118054675 gene encoding mitogen-activated protein kinase kinase kinase 20, with translation MKRKAKHIEEEESMKCNNNNGGVAWSRGPLIGKGGFGSVYLASLKNPKSRNGYYPPVMAVKSAEVSASCSLQKEKEVFNCLNGCPFIIKCFGEETTSNKDGEMFYNVLLEYASGGNLACLIKKSDGVGLPELDVKRYTRSILEGICYIHSRGYVHCDLKPENILLVSNRAKAGEFVAKVGDFGLAKKSEKRNKKMKIDPYLRGTALYMAPETVANHVQESPCDIWALGCVVLEMLTGKPAWDLKPHVTTEELLRKIGDGYESPKIPSQISKDAKDFLKRCFVANPMFRFTAEMLLDEPFMSGVDLDGVEFVETSDAESVEWTVTLCGTDDEFSDPSLYEEWSFTSDEGSCFSPWSDDEEGITSDVDAMKHASRVEANAVQYPATCTIPAGA